One Miscanthus floridulus cultivar M001 chromosome 11, ASM1932011v1, whole genome shotgun sequence DNA window includes the following coding sequences:
- the LOC136492249 gene encoding uncharacterized protein encodes MASGRVVHGARPGAGQGQKKGAAGAQGRPGSGRRGGGRASRGHGAAWRAAAGGAAGEGPAGGHGAAGGRARRQRAALAGGRAGAGKARGWRPGRVGSEGTAARAGRAARARGRAGGGAGERGGQAWARGWLAVTARPVKNR; translated from the coding sequence ATGGCGTCGGGGCGGGtggtccacggggcgcggccgggggcagggcaagGCCAGAAAAAAGGCGCGGCCGGGGCGCAGGGCCGGCCAGGGTCAGGGCGGCGCGGCGGGGGAAGGGCCAgccgggggcacggcgcggccTGGCGCGCggcagcgggcggcgcggctggggaagggccggccggggggcacggcgcggccggCGGCAGGGCGCGAAGGCAGCGGGCGGCGCTGGCTGGGGGCAGGGCAGGCGCTGGGAAGGCACGCGGCTGGCGGCCGGGGCGCGTGGGAAGCGAGGGCACGGCGGCACGGGCAGgccgggcggcgcgggcgcgcgggcgtgccggtggcggcgcgggcgagcgggGCGGGCAGGCGTGGGCGCGGGGATGGCTGGCAGTGACTGCCCGGCCGGTCAAAAACCGCTAA
- the LOC136494960 gene encoding subtilisin-like protease 4 translates to MGSFNLPLLPILLLAVVAAVTGDELRTFIVHVQPHESHVFGTTDDRTTWYKTFLPEDERLVHSYHHVASGFAARLTEQELDALSAMPGFVTAVPNHVYRLLTTHTPQFLGLELPQRGKNYTSEFGEGVIIGVLDSGVYPFHPSFSGYGMPPPPAKWKGRCDFNASACNNKLIGARSFESDPSPLDLDGHGTHTSSTAAGAVVPGAQVLGQAAGTASGMAPRAHVAMYKVCGDECTSADILAGIDAAVGDGCDVISMSLGGPTLPFYEDNLAIGTFAAVEKGVFVSLAAGNDGPADSTLSNDAPWMLTVAAGTMDRLIAAQVRLGNGSTFDGESAFQPNISTTVTYPLVYAGASSTPNASFCGNGSLDGFDVKGKIVLCDRGIVARLDKGAEVKRAGGFGMIMANQFSDGYSTLADAHVLPASHVSYVAGVAIKEYINSTANPVAQIIFKGTVLGTSPAPAITSFSSRGPSIQNPGILKPDITGPGVSVLAAWPFRVGPPSTEPTFNLESGTSMSTPHLSGIAALIKSKYPDWSPSAIKSAIMTTADPDDRSGKPIVDEQYVPANLFATGAGQVNPDKALDPGLVYDIAPAEYIGFLCGMYTSKEVSVIARRSIDCSTITVIPDRMLNYPSITVTLPSTTNPTAPVVVSRTVKNVGEAPAVYYPHVDLPASVQVKVTPSSLQFTEVNQAQNFTVSVWRGQSTDAKIVEGSLRWVSGNHTVRSSVSISFA, encoded by the coding sequence ATGGGAAGCTTCAACCTCCCGTTGCTCCCCATCCTTCTCCTTGCAGTCGTCGCCGCGGTGACCGGCGATGAGCTCCGTACGTTCATCGTTCACGTGCAGCCGCACGAGAGCCACGTGTTCGGCACGACCGACGACCGAACGACTTGGTACAAGACGTTCCTTCCAGAGGACGAGCGGCTCGTCCACTCGTATCACCACGTCGCGAGCGGCTTCGCCGCTCGGCTGACGGAGCAGGAACTCGACGCGCTGTCCGCCATGCCCGGGTTCGTCACGGCGGTGCCGAACCACGTGTACCGGCTGCTGACGACACACACGCCGCAGTTCCTTGGACTGGAGCTGCCGCAGAGGGGCAAGAACTACACCTCCGAGTTCGGCGAGGGCGTCATCATCGGCGTGCTCGACAGCGGCGTCTATcccttccacccctccttcagCGGCTAcggcatgccgccgccgccggccaagtGGAAGGGCCGCTGCGACTTCAACGCCTCGGCGTGCAACAACAAGCTCATCGGCGCACGTTCTTTCGAGTCGGACCCGTCCCCGCTCGACCTGGACGGGCACGGCACGCACACGTCGAGCACCGCGGCGGGAGCCGTCGTGCCGGGCGCACAGGTGCTCGGCCAGGCCGCCGGCACTGCCTCCGGCATGGCGCCACGCGCGCACGTCGCCATGTACAAGGTGTGTGGCGACGAGTGCACCAGTGCCGACATCCTCGCCGGCATCGACGCGGCCGTCGGTGATGGCTGTGACGTTATCTCCATGTCCCTTGGCGGGCCGACGCTGCCGTTCTACGAAGACAACCTCGCCATTGGCACATTTGCGGCCGTTGAGAAGGGCGTCTTTGTCAGCTTGGCGGCTGGCAACGACGGCCCAGCGGATAGCACGCTGTCCAACGACGCGCCGTGGATGCTCACCGTCGCGGCGGGCACCATGGACCGTCTGATCGCTGCCCAGGTGCGCCTCGGAAACGGCTCGACGTTCGATGGCGAGTCGGCTTTCCAGCCCAACATCTCGACGACCGTCACCTACCCGTTGGTCTACGCGGGCGCCAGCTCAACACCCAACGCCAGTTTCTGCGGCAACGGTTCACTGGACGGCTTCGATGTCAAAGGCAAGATCGTGCTCTGCGACCGTGGCATCGTCGCAAGGCTTGACAAAGGTGCCGAGGTGAAGAGAGCCGGTGGGTTCGGCATGATTATGGCGAACCAGTTCTCCGACGGATACAGCACCCTCGCCGACGCGCACGTGCTCCCTGCCTCGCACGTCAGCTACGTTGCCGGCGTAGCCATCAAGGAGTACATCAACTCCACGGCGAACCCGGTGGCGCAAATAATCTTCAAGGGCACCGTGCTTGGTACGTCACCGGCACCGGCTATCACCTCGTTCTCCTCGCGCGGGCCCAGCATCCAGAACCCCGGCATCCTGAAGCCTGACATCACAGGCCCCGGCGTGAGCGTGCTCGCGGCGTGGCCATTCCGGGTTGGCCCTCCGTCCACAGAGCCGACGTTCAACTTGGAATCCGGCACGTCCATGTCCACGCCGCACCTCAGCGGCATCGCCGCGCTCATCAAGAGTAAGTACCCGGACTGGTCGCCGTCAGCGATCAAGTCCGCCATCATGACGACCGCTGACCCCGACGACAGATCGGGGAAACCAATAGTGGACGAGCAGTACGTGCCGGCCAACTTGTTCGCCACAGGCGCCGGCCAGGTGAACCCCGACAAGGCCCTCGATCCTGGCCTCGTCTACGACATCGCGCCCGCCGAGTACATCGGCTTCCTCTGCGGCATGTACACGAGCAAGGAGGTGTCCGTGATCGCGCGCCGCTCGATCGACTGCTCGACCATCACGGTGATCCCGGACCGCATGCTCAACTACCCATCCATCACGGTCACGCTCCCGTCCACGACGAACCCCACGGCTCCGGTCGTGGTGAGCCGCACGGTGAAGAATGTCGGGGAGGCGCCGGCGGTGTACTACCCGCACGTCGACCTGCCAGCCTCTGTGCAGGTGAAGGTCACTCCGAGCTCGCTGCAGTTCACCGAGGTGAACCAGGCTCAGAACTTCACGGTCTCCGTGTGGCGGGGGCAGAGCACTGACGCCAAGATTGTGGAGGGCTCGCTCCGGTGGGTGTCTGGCAACCACACCGTGAGGAGCTCCGTCTCCATCTCCTTCGCCTGA